The proteins below are encoded in one region of Gemmatimonadota bacterium:
- a CDS encoding Ldh family oxidoreductase, whose protein sequence is MPVVPFDKLNCLSREIFEATGIPAEDAHILADHLTTSNLLGHDSHGVWFMPRYVPSLQEDYRPWEDHIVVADRPGFAQIDGNGANGIVAVTKALSLAVEKARSATIGMIALRNVSHIGRLGDFPPRIAEQGMIGMVGLNGGGEFVAPYGSADRRLRPEPISFAVPREKGPPLMLDMTLSVVAGGKVEQKIERGEPMPDGWLIDQQGRYVNDGSRYHAEPDQVAVLPLGGLQFGHKGHGLAMMIEMIIGPLSNAGCTGGKGGGGILIAALDIEAFMDPADYRAEIEAHVAYVGSAKPLPGFERVYAPGEIEEDVRQQRLAEGIYIPDKTWNTITETAAGLGVEMPVV, encoded by the coding sequence ATGCCCGTAGTACCCTTCGACAAGCTAAACTGCCTGAGCCGCGAGATCTTCGAGGCGACCGGCATCCCGGCGGAAGACGCTCACATCCTCGCCGATCACCTGACGACCAGCAACCTGCTCGGGCACGATTCCCACGGCGTGTGGTTCATGCCCCGCTACGTCCCGTCCCTGCAGGAGGATTACAGGCCCTGGGAAGACCATATCGTGGTGGCGGACCGGCCTGGATTCGCGCAGATCGACGGGAACGGCGCCAACGGCATCGTGGCGGTGACGAAGGCCCTGTCCCTGGCGGTGGAGAAGGCGCGCAGTGCCACGATCGGCATGATCGCCCTGCGGAACGTCTCCCACATCGGCCGGCTGGGCGACTTCCCTCCGCGGATCGCCGAACAGGGCATGATCGGCATGGTGGGCCTCAACGGCGGCGGTGAATTCGTGGCGCCCTACGGCAGCGCGGACCGGCGCCTGCGTCCCGAGCCCATCTCCTTCGCCGTGCCCCGGGAGAAGGGTCCGCCGCTCATGCTGGACATGACGCTCAGCGTGGTTGCGGGCGGCAAGGTGGAGCAGAAGATCGAGCGCGGCGAGCCCATGCCGGACGGCTGGCTCATCGACCAGCAGGGCCGTTACGTGAACGACGGCAGCCGGTACCACGCCGAGCCGGACCAGGTGGCCGTGCTGCCCCTGGGCGGCCTGCAGTTCGGCCACAAGGGACACGGGCTGGCCATGATGATCGAGATGATCATCGGCCCCCTGTCGAACGCGGGGTGTACGGGCGGGAAGGGCGGCGGCGGGATCCTGATCGCCGCGTTGGATATCGAGGCCTTCATGGACCCGGCCGACTACAGGGCGGAAATCGAAGCCCACGTCGCCTACGTGGGTTCGGCGAAGCCCCTGCCGGGATTCGAAAGGGTCTACGCTCCGGGAGAAATCGAGGAGGACGTCCGGCAGCAGCGTCTAGCCGAGGGCATCTACATCCCGGACAAGACCTGGAACACGATCACGGAAACCGCGGCTGGCCTTGGCGTGGAAATGCCGGTTGTGTAG
- a CDS encoding co-chaperone GroES — protein MNVQPLGDRVLVKRLEEEEVQRGGIIIPDTAKEKPQQGEVVAAGPGRVGDNGDRVSLEVKVGDKILFGKYSGTEVNLDDSEYLMMREEDILGIVS, from the coding sequence ATGAACGTACAACCTTTGGGCGACCGGGTCCTGGTCAAGCGCCTCGAGGAAGAAGAGGTACAGCGCGGCGGCATCATCATTCCCGATACGGCCAAGGAAAAGCCGCAGCAGGGCGAGGTCGTGGCGGCCGGTCCGGGGCGCGTCGGCGACAACGGCGACCGCGTGTCGCTGGAAGTCAAGGTCGGCGACAAGATCCTCTTTGGCAAGTACTCCGGCACGGAAGTCAATCTGGATGATTCCGAATACCTCATGATGCGGGAAGAGGACATCCTGGGTATCGTGTCGTAG
- the groL gene encoding chaperonin GroEL encodes MAKQLKFRDEARRSVLSGVETLAKAVKVTLGPKGRNVVLDKKFGSPTVTKDGVSVAKEIELQDPYENMGAQMVKEVASKTSDIAGDGTTTATVLAEAIYREGLKNVTAGHNPMALKRGIEKAVSAVVDEIEGISQPTAGKTEIAQVATISANNDPEIGDLIANAMEKVGKDGVITVEEAKSMDTMLDVVEGMQFDKGYISPYFVTDSERMECSLEDPYILIHEKKISAMKDLLPILEKVVQQGKSMLIIAEDVEGEALATLVVNKLRGTMRISAVKAPGFGDRRKAMLEDIAILTGGRVITEDIGIKLENVTFEDLGQAKRVVIDKDESTIIEGAGSQSEIEGRIGQIRRQIDETTSDYDREKLQERLAKLAGGVAVINVGAATETEMKEKKARVEDALHATRAAVEEGIVPGGGVVYLRGSGALDGLQVNGDEATGVGIVRRALEEPMRHIAANAGAEGSVIIEHVKQKEGAVGYNANTGGYEDLMSAGVIDPAKVTRIALQNASSIASLLLTTETLVTDIPEKEPPPAPGGYGGGGMGGMGGMGGMM; translated from the coding sequence GTGGCGAAGCAGTTGAAATTCAGGGATGAAGCCCGGCGCTCCGTGCTGAGCGGTGTGGAGACCCTGGCCAAGGCGGTGAAGGTCACGCTGGGTCCCAAGGGCCGGAACGTGGTGCTCGACAAGAAGTTCGGTTCGCCGACCGTCACGAAGGACGGCGTGTCGGTGGCCAAGGAAATCGAATTGCAGGACCCCTACGAGAACATGGGGGCCCAGATGGTCAAGGAAGTGGCTTCGAAGACCAGCGATATCGCCGGCGACGGGACCACGACAGCCACGGTGCTGGCCGAGGCCATCTACCGCGAGGGGCTGAAGAACGTGACCGCCGGTCACAATCCCATGGCCCTGAAGCGGGGTATCGAGAAGGCCGTTTCCGCGGTCGTGGACGAGATCGAGGGCATCAGCCAGCCGACGGCCGGCAAGACCGAGATCGCCCAGGTCGCGACGATTTCCGCCAACAACGACCCCGAGATCGGTGACCTGATCGCCAATGCCATGGAGAAGGTGGGCAAGGACGGGGTCATCACGGTGGAAGAGGCCAAGAGCATGGACACCATGCTCGACGTGGTCGAAGGCATGCAGTTCGACAAGGGGTACATTTCCCCTTATTTCGTGACGGACTCCGAGCGGATGGAGTGCAGCCTCGAAGATCCCTATATCCTGATCCATGAGAAGAAGATCAGCGCGATGAAGGACCTCCTGCCCATCCTCGAGAAGGTCGTGCAGCAGGGCAAGTCCATGCTGATCATCGCCGAGGACGTGGAAGGCGAGGCCCTGGCCACGCTGGTGGTCAACAAGCTGCGCGGCACCATGCGCATCTCGGCCGTCAAGGCGCCGGGGTTCGGCGACCGCCGCAAGGCCATGCTGGAGGACATCGCGATCCTGACCGGCGGCCGGGTGATCACCGAGGACATCGGCATCAAGCTGGAGAATGTGACCTTCGAAGACCTGGGCCAGGCCAAGCGCGTGGTGATCGACAAGGACGAGTCGACGATCATCGAAGGCGCCGGTTCCCAGTCCGAGATCGAAGGCCGCATCGGCCAGATCCGCCGCCAGATCGATGAGACGACGTCGGACTACGACCGCGAGAAGCTGCAGGAACGCCTGGCCAAGCTGGCCGGCGGCGTGGCCGTGATCAACGTCGGTGCGGCGACCGAGACGGAAATGAAGGAGAAGAAAGCCCGCGTGGAAGACGCGCTGCATGCGACGCGCGCGGCCGTGGAAGAGGGTATCGTGCCCGGTGGCGGCGTAGTGTACCTGCGGGGTTCCGGTGCGCTGGACGGGTTGCAGGTCAACGGTGACGAGGCCACGGGCGTCGGCATCGTGCGGCGCGCCCTCGAGGAGCCGATGCGCCACATCGCGGCCAATGCCGGCGCGGAGGGTTCGGTCATCATCGAGCACGTGAAGCAGAAGGAAGGCGCCGTGGGATACAACGCCAACACCGGCGGTTACGAGGATCTCATGTCGGCCGGCGTGATCGACCCGGCGAAGGTGACGCGCATCGCGTTGCAGAACGCTTCCAGCATCGCGTCCCTCCTGCTGACCACCGAGACCCTGGTGACGGACATTCCCGAGAAGGAGCCACCTCCCGCGCCGGGCGGTTACGGCGGAGGCGGCATGGGCGGCATGGGCGGCATGGGCGGCATGATGTAG
- a CDS encoding zinc ribbon domain-containing protein, whose product MPTYQYRCNECRHEFSEFQSITADPLSTCPECGGAVKRLISGGAGFLFKGDGFYTTDYRSENYKQAEKADRESSSSGSGRSESDGATSDGSKSDGGSSDASGSGDTSKSEASSKTDSSSGQPGTSGSN is encoded by the coding sequence ATGCCTACCTATCAGTACCGATGCAACGAATGCAGACACGAGTTTTCCGAATTCCAGTCGATCACGGCGGATCCACTTTCTACCTGTCCGGAATGCGGCGGCGCCGTGAAGCGCCTCATCAGCGGCGGGGCGGGCTTCCTGTTCAAGGGCGACGGGTTCTATACCACGGACTACCGGAGCGAGAACTACAAGCAGGCCGAGAAGGCCGACCGGGAATCCTCGTCGTCCGGGTCCGGCAGGTCTGAATCCGACGGCGCCACGTCCGACGGGTCCAAGTCCGACGGCGGGTCCTCCGACGCGTCAGGTTCCGGGGACACATCGAAATCCGAAGCCTCCTCGAAGACCGATTCGTCTTCCGGCCAGCCTGGCACGTCCGGCTCCAACTGA
- a CDS encoding MoxR family ATPase yields the protein MTTDHTNTPDDIKVIHDRIYEQSVFVDRLISEIGKVIVGQQYMIERLLIGLLTNGHILLEGMPGLAKTLAVRTLASMVSARFQRIQFTPDLLPADLTGTMIYQAGSGEFIAKKGPIFAHLILADEINRAPAKVQSALLEAMQEHQVTIGDETFPLEDPFLVLATQNPIEQEGTYPLPEAQVDRFMLKLTTTYPRKEEELEILNRMTSGEPAEVEQVVSLEDIVQARSIINRVYMDDKIKQYIVDLVFATRNPEEYGELAEIRDLVEYGASPRATIYLATAARAHAFLRRRGYVTPEDVKSIGMDVMRHRVIVTYEAEAEDMTSEQILQRVFDCVEIP from the coding sequence ATGACCACAGACCACACGAATACACCGGACGACATCAAGGTCATCCATGACCGGATCTACGAGCAGAGCGTCTTCGTCGACCGGCTGATCTCGGAAATCGGCAAGGTGATCGTCGGCCAGCAGTACATGATCGAACGCCTCCTGATCGGCCTGCTGACCAACGGGCACATATTGCTCGAAGGCATGCCGGGCCTGGCCAAGACCCTGGCCGTGCGCACCCTGGCGTCGATGGTCTCGGCCCGGTTCCAACGCATCCAGTTCACGCCGGACCTGCTCCCCGCCGATCTCACGGGCACCATGATCTATCAGGCGGGCAGTGGGGAGTTCATCGCCAAGAAAGGCCCGATTTTCGCCCATCTCATCCTGGCGGACGAGATCAACCGGGCGCCCGCGAAAGTGCAGAGCGCCCTGCTGGAAGCCATGCAGGAGCACCAGGTCACCATCGGAGACGAGACTTTCCCGCTGGAGGACCCTTTCCTGGTACTCGCCACGCAGAACCCCATCGAACAGGAAGGGACCTATCCCCTTCCGGAGGCCCAGGTCGACCGTTTCATGCTCAAGCTGACGACGACCTATCCCCGCAAGGAAGAGGAACTGGAGATCCTGAACCGCATGACGTCCGGCGAACCGGCGGAAGTGGAACAGGTCGTCTCGCTGGAGGATATCGTCCAGGCGAGATCGATCATCAACCGGGTCTATATGGACGACAAGATCAAGCAGTACATCGTAGACCTCGTCTTCGCGACCCGCAACCCTGAAGAATACGGTGAGCTCGCCGAAATCCGCGACCTAGTGGAGTACGGCGCTTCGCCCCGGGCGACGATTTACCTGGCGACGGCCGCGCGCGCGCACGCCTTCCTGCGCCGCAGGGGCTACGTGACGCCCGAGGATGTGAAGTCGATCGGGATGGATGTCATGCGCCACCGCGTCATCGTCACCTACGAAGCCGAGGCCGAGGACATGACCTCTGAACAGATTCTTCAGCGCGTCTTCGACTGCGTAGAGATCCCTTGA